The Triticum aestivum cultivar Chinese Spring chromosome 7B, IWGSC CS RefSeq v2.1, whole genome shotgun sequence genome window below encodes:
- the LOC123161389 gene encoding uncharacterized protein produces MCSPSPPAKGRSRSDRWLDSSPSSAGTAESRPTSYLEALRSSPASPTAAGSQPSPPPARPPLHSEICQVTEADGPDGWHLARCRRRPRSLRPRRPRRGPADAPRRPPSWLREGECPKCFSTSHPRSECRRDIRCGRCRCYGHKVRECTMPRAAAPSSPSSHGASPPPLRRRVSPSGSGTPLAPEYSAPSSSRPAAASPGDRPASSGSIVAGSPGSEGPTPASSGSPPAPASPATSTSAASTPLSGHPVRRPAGATCYLPRSAELVAAERDLERALIATVAGCHSGVSREAVFDALRACYGLAAHEFSVHTHASDDFLIKFSSAASRARVAAGGLRTGNFRLIFTPWSLSRDAVPVKARFLVSVEIKGIPDHAWHWASVEFLLSPFCQVENLAPETRNASDMSVFRLTAWTTNPDGIPRTSELLVPEHDAVEEDADPATAERLSLGLMLFPVEIHVRSCVDYRRPSPLPSPSPADGAGDCDAPPDSPPVPGPWPRIHEFPERLPGASSRRTSGSAPRRRRRRHAPPPCHDWQGILGPYPVATAAVPRVRATLRLGAPSSLPASPACAPATSRAPAPDPSAARDPAMPSPGQPALLESAAAQAFDDAADDNTTALTVFFQPQSPTACPGPRSHDASDDSLANGPVVERVLPLQDNGHASPPTGACRTPLPRAAACMLTP; encoded by the coding sequence ATGTGCTCCCCCTCCCCTCCGGCCAAGGGCCGCTCGCGCTCCGACCGCTGGCTCGACTCGAGCCCCTCCTCTGCCGGGACTGCCGAATCAAGACCGACGTCCTACCTCGAGGCTCTCCGCAGCTCCCCTGCCTCCCCAACGGCGGCCGGCTCGcagccctcgccgccgcccgcgcgtcCTCCCCTGCACTCTGAGATCTGTCAGGTCACGGAGGCGGACGGCCCCGACGGCTGGCACCTTGCGCGTTGCCGCAGGCGCCCCCGCTCCCTCCGACCGCGGCGCCCTCGCCGGGGTCCTGCCGATGCGCCCCGTCGACCGCCGTCGTGGCTCCGGGAGGGGGAGTGCCCCAAGTGCTTCAGCACCAGCCACCCGCGCTCCGAGTGCCGCCGGGACATCCGTTGCGGGCGCTGCCGCTGCTACGGGCACAAGGTCCGCGAGTGCACCATGCCGCGCGCCGCCGCACCATCCTCCCCCTCGTCCCATGGCGCCTCGCCCCCTCCGCTCCGTCGCCGTGTTTCCCCTTCGGGGTCCGGCACCCCCCTCGCCCCCGAGTACTCCGCTCCATCCAGCTCACGCCCTGCTGCCGCGAGTCCTGGTGATCGTCCCGCGTCCTCCGGGTCGATTGTCGCAGGGTCGCCGGGCTCTGAGGGGCCTACACCCGCGTCCTCCGGGTCGCCGCCCGCCCCTGCTTCGCCGGCGACCTCCACTTCTGCCGCGTCCACCCCACTATCTGGCCACCCGGTGCGTCGCCCCGCTGGCGCCACCTGCTACCTCCCTCGGTCCGCGGAGCTTGTTGCGGCAGAGCGGGATCTCGAGCGCGCGCTGATCGCCACGGTCGCTGGGTGCCACTCTGGTGTATCCAGGGAGGCTGTCTTCGACGCGCTGCGCGCATGCTATGGCCTCGCTGCGCACGAGTTCTCCGTCCACACCCACGCCTCTGACGATTTCCTCATCAAGTtctcctccgccgcctcgcgcGCGCGTGTTGCCGCCGGCGGCCTCCGCACCGGCAACTTCCGCCTGATCTTCACTCCCTGGAGCCTCTCCCGTGATGCTGTTCCGGTGAAGGCGCGTTTCCTCGTCTCTGTTGAGATCAAGGGAATCCCCGACCATGCTTGGCATTGGGCTTCTGTCGAGTTCCTCCTCTCGCCATTCTGTCAGGTGGAGAATCTGGCACCGGAGACTAGGAACGCGTCTGACATGTCCGTCTTCCGCCTGACCGCCTGGACCACCAACCCGGATGGCATCCCGCGCACCTCGGAGCTCCTCGTGCCGGAGCACGACGCCGTCGAGGAGGATGCCGATCCTGCGACCGCGGAGCGCCTCTCGCTTGGTCTGATGCTTTTTCCCGTCGAGATCCATGTTCGGAGCTGCGTGGACTACCGCCGCCCCTCTCCGCTGCCCTCACCCTCGCCCGCCGACGGGGCCGGAGACTGCGACGCTCCCCCTGACTCACCCCCTGTTCCCGGTCCCTGGCCGCGCATTCATGAGTTTCCTGAGCGTCTCCCCGGCGCGTCTTCCCGCCGGACCTCAGGTAGCgctcctcgccggcgccggcgcaggcATGCTCCCCCTCCTTGTCACGACTGGCAAGGCATTCTGGGGCCGTACCCCGTGGCCACTGCAGCCGTGCCCCGGGTTCGAGCTACGCTCCGCCTCGGCGCCCCTTCGTCGCTGCCGGCCTCTCCGGCATGTGCTCCGGCGACATCTCGCGCACCCGCACCGGATCCCTCTGCCGCGCGGGACCCAGCTATGCCCAGCCCTGGTCAGCCTGCGCTTCTGGAAAGCGCCGCCGCCCAGGCTTTCGACGACGCTGCTGACGACAATACGACCGCTTTGACGGTCTTTTTCCAGCCGCAGTCGCCGACAGCCTGCCCAGGCCCACGATCCCATGACGCCAGCGATGATTCCCTCGCCAACGGCCCTGTTGTCGAGCGCGTTCTCCCGCTCCAGGACAACGGGCACGCATCCCCCCCGACCGGCGCCTGTCGCACCCCCCTGCCACGAGCGGCAGCATGCATGTTGACCCCCTGA